From Streptomyces sp. NBC_01754, a single genomic window includes:
- a CDS encoding type I polyketide synthase, with the protein MSRIAIVGIACTYPDATTPRELWENAVAGRRAFRRLPDVRMRLDDYWNPDPTVPDTFYAQNAAVLEGWEFDRVAHRIAGSTYRSTDLTHWLALDTATRALADAGFPAGQGLPRPRTGVIVGNTLTGEFSRANGMRLRWPYVRRVLADALKDQNWDDDRLGTFLQGVEEAYKKPFPPVDEDTLAGGLSNTIAGRICNHFDLNGGGYTVDGACSSSLLSVTTAATALLNGDLDVAVAGGVDLSIDPFEIIGFAKTGALAKNDMRLYDRGSNGFWPGEGCGMVVLMREQDALAAERRVYASVAGWGISSDGQGGITRPEVNGYQLALSRAYERAGFDIRTVPLFEGHGTGTAVGDATELKAIMGARAHHGPRPPTAAISSIKGMIGHTKAAAGIAGLIKTVMALDTATLPPAIGCVDPHELLTDDSANLRVLRKAEPWPDNAPLRAGITAMGFGGINTHVVLDKPAPTTPRPPSRRATLLANSLQDAELLLLDAESPQALTQRLTQIADFAAQLSYAQLGDLAATLQRELRELPYRAAAVVTSPQDAERRLRQLATTTTDTTPTAGRPTLLPDGRTFLGKATPRPRIGFLFPGQGSGTSTGGGALARRFTEAADVYTHAGLPTTGDMVATDVAQPRIVTGSTAGLRVLDTLGIEAGTAVGHSLGELTALHWAGALDAPTLLDAARTRGTAMAQHSASGTMASLTATPEETTALAEGLPVVISGYNGPRQTVVAGTAEDIGTLTQRAQQAGTPCTRLAVSHAFHSPLVAPAADSFGDWLTTAHLNPVQRRVLSTVTGTELEHDTDLAALLRRQITDPVLFTQAVRAAATEADLFIEVGPGHVLSTLATATTGVPALTLNTDDESLRSLLQTVGAAYVLGAPLIHERLFNDRLTRPLEIGTEFRFLTSPCEQAPQIDLPPTAPTTAGNEGTTDTPGPATDESALDVLRTLIAERAELPPELLDENSSLLDDLHMSSITVGQIVNQTALRLGLTAAHLPTNFATATVAELAEALTTLAETGTDTATPLVTGAAPWTRPFSVDLDTLPLPAAAPGATTGTWELFTTKDHPFAHDVHHALENTPVGPGVLVCLPPACTPEQIEHALNGARAALTGEQDRRFVLVQHDRGAAALAKTLHLEAPHLRTTVVHTPAADGAAARVAAEVAATTRFSEVHLTEDGTRRVPVLRALPFTPARTDQILDHHDVLLVTGGGKGITAECAMAVARETGAALAVLGRSDPAQDKDLAANLRRMTDSGIRLHYTAADVTDPARVSSAVTELTEKLGPVTAVLHGAGRNEPASLTTLDMTAVHNTFAPKVDGLHNILDAVGENNLKLLVTFGSIIGRAGLRGEAHYATANEWLAGLTQDIARRNPALRALCMEWSVWSGVGMGEKLSVVESLSREGIAPVSPDQGIDILLRLITDPDAPVVTVISGRTEGIDTVRRDLPPIPLLRFTGAPLLRYHGVELVTEVELNAGTDLYLTDHLLDGNLLMPAVIGMEAMTQVASAVTGRRDVPVIEDARFLRPIVVPPTGTTRIRVAATVTGTDTVDVAVHTQDTGFAAEHFRARLLYSATGIPDGPPDQTDPDVPHAPLDPAADLYGGILFQGERFRRLRRFHRAAARHVDADVTVGPPAGWFAGFLPGTLLLADPGMRDALMHGNQVCVPDATLLPSGIERLYPMAAGTDLPEEVRYCATERHRDGDTYVYDIAVRTPNGTVVERWEGLTLHAVRKTDGSGPWVAPLLGSYLERTLEEVLGTHIDVAVEPDPPQGLESTTARRAATARAVQRALGRSTTVRYRPDGRPELDDGTHVSAAHGPGVTLGVTATTAVACDIEAVTLRGTAQWEGLLAQHAELAALIAKETGETPDTAATRVWCAVECLKKAGLMAGAPLTLAPQTRPGWAVLHTGGPRIATFVTTLRGVADPVALAFLTDATPTPGAPGTHGPRP; encoded by the coding sequence ATGAGCAGGATCGCCATCGTCGGGATCGCCTGCACCTACCCCGACGCCACCACCCCCCGCGAACTGTGGGAGAACGCGGTCGCCGGCCGACGGGCCTTCCGCCGGCTGCCCGACGTCCGGATGCGCCTGGACGACTACTGGAACCCCGACCCCACCGTCCCCGACACCTTCTACGCCCAGAACGCCGCCGTCCTGGAAGGCTGGGAATTCGACCGCGTCGCCCACCGCATCGCCGGCAGCACCTACCGCTCCACCGACCTCACCCACTGGCTCGCCCTGGACACCGCCACCCGGGCCCTGGCGGACGCCGGGTTCCCCGCCGGACAAGGCCTGCCCCGCCCGCGCACCGGCGTCATCGTCGGCAACACCCTGACCGGCGAATTCTCCCGCGCCAACGGCATGCGCCTGCGCTGGCCCTACGTACGCCGGGTACTGGCCGACGCCCTCAAGGACCAGAACTGGGACGACGACCGCCTCGGCACCTTCCTCCAAGGCGTGGAAGAGGCCTACAAGAAACCCTTCCCGCCCGTCGACGAGGACACCCTCGCGGGCGGCCTGTCCAACACCATCGCCGGCCGGATCTGCAACCACTTCGACCTCAACGGCGGCGGCTACACCGTCGACGGCGCGTGCTCCTCCTCCCTGCTGTCGGTCACCACCGCCGCCACCGCCCTGCTGAACGGCGACCTCGACGTCGCCGTCGCCGGCGGCGTCGACCTGTCCATCGACCCCTTCGAGATCATCGGCTTCGCCAAGACCGGCGCACTCGCCAAGAACGACATGCGCCTCTACGACCGCGGCTCCAACGGCTTCTGGCCGGGCGAGGGCTGCGGCATGGTCGTCCTGATGCGCGAACAGGACGCGCTCGCCGCCGAACGCCGCGTCTACGCCTCCGTCGCCGGCTGGGGCATCTCCTCCGACGGACAGGGCGGCATCACCCGCCCCGAGGTCAACGGCTACCAACTCGCCCTGTCCCGCGCCTACGAACGAGCCGGCTTCGACATCCGGACCGTACCCCTCTTCGAGGGCCACGGCACCGGCACCGCGGTCGGCGACGCCACCGAACTGAAAGCCATCATGGGCGCCCGCGCCCATCACGGCCCCCGCCCCCCCACCGCCGCCATCAGCTCCATCAAGGGCATGATCGGCCACACCAAAGCCGCCGCCGGCATCGCCGGACTGATCAAAACGGTGATGGCCCTCGACACGGCGACACTGCCCCCCGCCATCGGCTGCGTGGACCCCCACGAACTCCTCACCGACGACTCGGCCAACCTACGGGTACTGCGCAAGGCCGAGCCCTGGCCCGACAACGCCCCCCTGCGCGCCGGGATCACCGCCATGGGCTTCGGCGGAATCAACACCCACGTCGTCCTCGACAAACCGGCACCCACCACACCCCGGCCCCCCAGCCGCCGCGCCACCCTCCTCGCCAACTCACTCCAGGACGCCGAACTCCTCCTCCTGGACGCCGAGTCACCCCAAGCCCTCACCCAACGCCTCACCCAGATCGCCGACTTCGCCGCCCAGCTCTCCTACGCCCAACTCGGCGACCTGGCCGCGACCCTCCAACGCGAACTACGCGAACTGCCCTACCGGGCAGCCGCCGTCGTCACCTCACCCCAGGACGCCGAACGCCGGCTACGCCAACTGGCCACCACCACCACCGACACCACCCCCACGGCCGGCAGGCCGACCCTTCTCCCCGACGGCCGGACCTTCCTCGGCAAAGCCACCCCGCGGCCCCGCATCGGCTTCCTCTTCCCCGGCCAGGGCTCCGGCACCTCCACCGGCGGCGGCGCCCTCGCCCGCCGCTTCACCGAGGCCGCCGACGTATACACCCACGCCGGGCTGCCCACCACCGGCGACATGGTCGCCACCGACGTGGCACAACCACGGATCGTCACCGGCTCGACAGCCGGACTGCGGGTACTGGACACCCTGGGCATCGAAGCCGGCACCGCCGTCGGCCACAGCCTCGGCGAACTCACCGCCCTGCACTGGGCCGGCGCCCTGGACGCACCCACCCTCCTCGACGCGGCCCGGACCCGCGGCACAGCCATGGCCCAGCACAGCGCCTCCGGCACCATGGCCTCACTGACCGCCACCCCCGAAGAGACCACCGCACTCGCCGAAGGACTGCCCGTCGTCATCTCCGGGTACAACGGCCCCCGCCAGACCGTGGTCGCCGGCACCGCCGAGGACATCGGGACACTCACCCAGCGGGCACAGCAGGCCGGCACCCCCTGCACCCGGCTCGCCGTCTCCCACGCCTTCCACTCACCACTGGTCGCCCCGGCCGCCGACTCCTTCGGCGACTGGCTCACCACAGCACACCTGAACCCGGTACAACGCCGGGTCCTGTCCACCGTCACCGGAACGGAACTCGAACACGACACCGACCTCGCCGCACTGCTGCGGCGGCAGATCACCGACCCGGTGCTCTTCACCCAGGCGGTACGGGCGGCGGCCACCGAAGCGGACCTCTTCATCGAGGTCGGCCCCGGCCACGTCCTCAGCACCCTGGCAACAGCCACCACCGGCGTACCGGCCCTCACCCTGAACACCGACGACGAGTCCCTGCGCAGCCTCCTGCAGACCGTCGGCGCCGCCTACGTACTGGGCGCCCCCCTCATCCACGAACGGCTGTTCAACGACCGGCTGACCCGGCCACTGGAGATCGGCACCGAATTCCGTTTCCTGACCAGCCCCTGCGAACAGGCCCCCCAGATCGACCTGCCCCCCACCGCCCCCACAACGGCCGGCAACGAGGGCACCACCGACACCCCGGGCCCCGCCACCGACGAATCGGCACTCGACGTGCTGCGCACCCTGATCGCCGAACGGGCCGAACTCCCGCCCGAACTCCTCGACGAGAACAGCAGCCTCCTCGACGACCTGCACATGAGCTCGATCACCGTCGGCCAGATCGTCAACCAGACAGCCCTCCGGCTCGGCCTCACCGCCGCCCACCTGCCGACCAACTTCGCCACGGCCACCGTCGCCGAACTCGCCGAAGCCCTCACCACCCTGGCCGAGACCGGAACAGACACAGCCACCCCCCTCGTCACCGGCGCCGCCCCCTGGACCCGCCCCTTCTCCGTCGACCTCGACACACTCCCACTGCCCGCCGCCGCACCCGGCGCGACGACCGGCACCTGGGAACTGTTCACCACCAAGGACCACCCCTTCGCCCACGACGTGCACCACGCCCTGGAGAACACCCCGGTGGGCCCCGGCGTCCTGGTCTGCCTGCCACCCGCCTGCACCCCCGAACAGATCGAGCACGCACTGAACGGGGCACGAGCCGCCCTCACCGGCGAACAGGACCGCCGCTTCGTCCTGGTACAGCACGACCGGGGCGCGGCCGCACTGGCCAAGACCCTGCACCTGGAAGCACCCCACCTGCGGACCACCGTCGTCCACACCCCCGCGGCCGACGGCGCCGCCGCCCGCGTGGCCGCCGAGGTCGCCGCGACCACCCGCTTCAGCGAAGTCCACCTCACCGAGGACGGCACCCGGCGCGTCCCCGTACTCCGCGCCCTGCCCTTCACCCCCGCCCGCACCGACCAGATACTGGACCACCACGACGTCCTCCTCGTCACCGGCGGCGGCAAGGGCATCACCGCCGAGTGCGCCATGGCCGTGGCCCGGGAGACCGGAGCCGCCCTGGCGGTCCTCGGCCGCTCCGACCCCGCCCAGGACAAGGACCTCGCCGCGAACCTCCGGCGCATGACAGACAGCGGGATACGCCTCCACTACACCGCCGCCGACGTCACCGACCCCGCCCGTGTCTCCTCGGCCGTCACCGAACTCACCGAAAAACTCGGCCCCGTCACCGCCGTCCTGCACGGAGCGGGCCGCAACGAACCCGCCTCACTCACCACCCTCGACATGACCGCCGTCCACAACACCTTCGCCCCCAAAGTGGACGGGCTGCACAACATCCTGGACGCCGTCGGCGAGAACAACCTCAAACTCCTCGTCACCTTCGGCAGCATCATCGGCCGCGCGGGACTGCGCGGCGAAGCCCACTACGCCACCGCCAACGAATGGCTGGCCGGCCTCACCCAGGACATCGCCCGCCGCAACCCCGCCCTACGCGCCCTGTGCATGGAATGGTCGGTGTGGTCCGGCGTCGGCATGGGCGAGAAACTCTCCGTCGTCGAGTCACTCTCCCGCGAAGGCATCGCCCCGGTCTCACCCGACCAGGGCATCGACATCCTGCTGCGCCTCATCACCGACCCCGACGCCCCCGTGGTCACGGTGATCAGCGGCCGCACCGAAGGCATCGACACCGTACGCCGCGACCTCCCCCCGATACCCCTGCTGCGCTTCACCGGCGCACCCCTGCTGCGCTACCACGGGGTGGAACTGGTCACCGAGGTCGAACTGAACGCCGGTACGGACCTCTACCTCACCGACCACCTCCTGGACGGCAACCTGCTGATGCCCGCGGTCATCGGCATGGAAGCCATGACCCAGGTCGCCTCCGCGGTCACCGGACGCAGGGACGTACCGGTCATCGAGGACGCCCGCTTCCTGCGGCCCATCGTGGTACCACCCACCGGCACCACCCGGATCAGAGTCGCGGCCACCGTCACCGGCACCGACACCGTGGACGTCGCCGTCCACACACAGGACACCGGCTTCGCCGCCGAACACTTCCGGGCCCGGCTGCTCTACTCCGCCACCGGCATCCCCGACGGCCCCCCCGACCAGACGGACCCGGACGTCCCGCACGCCCCACTCGATCCGGCGGCGGACCTGTACGGCGGCATCCTCTTCCAGGGAGAACGCTTCCGCCGACTGCGCCGCTTCCACCGGGCCGCCGCACGGCACGTCGACGCCGACGTGACGGTCGGCCCACCGGCCGGCTGGTTCGCCGGCTTCCTCCCGGGCACCCTGCTGCTGGCCGACCCCGGCATGCGGGACGCACTGATGCACGGCAACCAGGTATGCGTCCCCGACGCCACCCTCCTGCCGTCCGGCATCGAACGGCTCTACCCGATGGCCGCCGGCACCGACCTCCCGGAAGAAGTCCGCTACTGCGCCACCGAACGCCACCGGGACGGCGACACCTACGTGTACGACATCGCCGTACGCACCCCGAACGGCACCGTCGTCGAACGGTGGGAAGGACTCACCCTGCACGCCGTACGCAAAACGGACGGCTCCGGACCGTGGGTCGCCCCGCTGCTCGGCTCCTACCTGGAACGGACCCTGGAGGAAGTACTCGGCACCCACATCGACGTCGCCGTCGAACCCGACCCGCCCCAGGGCCTGGAATCCACCACCGCACGCCGGGCGGCCACCGCCCGGGCCGTCCAACGGGCCCTGGGCCGCAGCACCACGGTCCGCTACCGGCCCGACGGACGCCCCGAACTCGACGACGGTACCCACGTCTCGGCGGCCCACGGCCCGGGAGTCACCCTCGGCGTCACCGCCACGACGGCCGTGGCCTGCGACATCGAGGCGGTCACCCTCCGGGGCACAGCGCAATGGGAGGGACTGCTCGCCCAACACGCCGAACTGGCCGCCCTGATCGCCAAGGAGACGGGAGAGACCCCGGACACCGCGGCGACCCGGGTGTGGTGTGCCGTCGAATGCCTGAAGAAAGCCGGACTGATGGCCGGAGCACCCCTCACCCTCGCCCCGCAGACCAGACCCGGCTGGGCCGTCCTGCACACCGGCGGGCCACGGATCGCCACCTTCGTCACGACGCTGCGCGGCGTCGCGGACCCGGTGGCCCTCGCCTTCCTGACAGACGCTACGCCCACCCCCGGTGCTCCCGGCACACACGGGCCCCGGCCATGA
- a CDS encoding enediyne biosynthesis protein encodes MSAATATPAAAAPRHDVKVVTALRRFAISISVLNILGYTVLGFEQPWLWPFIAVLTAYVVEIALETVSARGEKRAPRYAGGGFKGMVEFLFPAHITGLAVNMLTYVNDRVWVMVFGVIVAVGTKWVLRAPLKGRMRHYMNPSNFGITVILLLFPWASIAPPYHFTEYLHGPADWVLPAIILVLGTMLNAKLTGRMWLIAAWLAGFAIQAVVRGLVMGTAIPSALGMMTGTAFILFTNYMVTDPGTSPSKRSSQIAFGAGVAAMYGLLTGLGIAYGIFFATALVCLIRGGYLWGLHFLARQRETQTRQEQARQEQARRARAAGAGPAEQLTAVPTPTPTPTPAPTPAPTPAPAPAPVSASAAPVSAPAAPAARAPAPAVPAPAPAVPAAVPVAVSSGNRCQDGTCFHGKCAAERAAKEKKTAVPA; translated from the coding sequence GTGTCTGCCGCAACCGCAACACCCGCAGCCGCCGCACCCCGGCACGACGTGAAGGTCGTCACCGCACTCCGCCGGTTCGCGATCTCGATCTCCGTCCTCAACATCCTCGGATACACCGTCCTCGGTTTCGAACAGCCCTGGCTGTGGCCGTTCATCGCCGTCCTCACCGCCTACGTGGTGGAGATCGCGCTGGAGACCGTCAGCGCCCGCGGCGAGAAACGCGCGCCCCGTTACGCGGGCGGCGGCTTCAAAGGCATGGTGGAATTCCTCTTCCCCGCCCACATCACCGGCCTCGCCGTCAACATGCTCACCTACGTCAACGACCGGGTGTGGGTCATGGTCTTCGGCGTCATCGTCGCCGTCGGCACCAAGTGGGTGCTCCGCGCCCCGCTCAAGGGCCGCATGCGGCACTACATGAACCCGTCGAACTTCGGCATCACGGTGATCCTGCTGCTCTTCCCCTGGGCCAGCATCGCCCCGCCCTACCACTTCACGGAGTACCTGCACGGCCCCGCCGACTGGGTGCTGCCCGCGATCATCCTGGTCCTGGGCACCATGCTGAACGCCAAGCTGACCGGCCGTATGTGGCTGATCGCGGCGTGGCTGGCGGGCTTCGCGATCCAGGCCGTCGTCCGCGGTCTCGTCATGGGCACCGCCATCCCCTCGGCCCTCGGCATGATGACCGGGACGGCCTTCATCCTCTTCACGAACTACATGGTCACCGACCCCGGTACCTCACCGTCCAAACGCTCCTCCCAGATCGCTTTCGGCGCCGGCGTCGCGGCGATGTACGGACTGCTGACCGGGCTCGGCATCGCCTACGGCATCTTCTTCGCCACCGCCCTGGTGTGCCTCATCCGCGGCGGCTACCTGTGGGGCCTGCACTTTTTGGCCAGGCAGCGTGAGACACAGACCCGCCAGGAGCAGGCCCGCCAGGAGCAGGCCCGCCGGGCACGGGCGGCCGGGGCCGGCCCCGCCGAACAACTCACCGCGGTCCCCACCCCCACCCCCACCCCCACCCCCGCACCCACCCCCGCACCCACCCCCGCACCGGCCCCCGCACCGGTCTCCGCGTCGGCCGCACCGGTCTCCGCACCGGCCGCACCGGCCGCACGGGCTCCCGCACCCGCCGTCCCAGCTCCCGCACCCGCGGTGCCGGCTGCCGTGCCGGTCGCGGTGTCCTCGGGCAACCGGTGCCAGGACGGCACCTGCTTCCACGGGAAATGCGCCGCCGAGCGGGCGGCGAAGGAGAAGAAGACGGCGGTGCCCGCATGA
- a CDS encoding CRTAC1 family protein: protein MTHPVSWLRKQAPGVIALALMVSTFYAVKPSESSASEKAEMAKSFAFEPMAIAMPGGFERQSIRKVNKAYKHIEAWISSVGSGVAMNDIDGDGLPNDLCVTDPQIDQVVITPAPVPGRPSPSYAPFVLDPAPLPKSDTMAPIGCVPGDFNEDGVMDLLVYYWGRTPVIFQAKKEDTGQGPAPMTADRFEPVELVPGDGGDIYTGPLWNSNAAAVADFDGDGHNDIYIGNYFPDSPVLDDTVDGGVTMNDSLSHAQNGGGGHFFRWTPSGYEQVQDVLPKGIDRGWTLAVSATDLDGDQRPELYLGHDFGTSALLYNESTPGEFKFREVKAEHTATIPKSKEIGRTSFKGMGIDFADLDNDGMYDAFVSNITTSFGIQESNFAFIATARDKAELRARFQDGVAPYKDESAPLNVAWSGWGWDTKMGDFDNDGVQEITQAVGFVKGKRNRWPQLQELATANDELVKHPYFWPRVEQGDDLAGDQHMRFFVKNKDGKAYSDLSQQLGMAVPVPSRGIATGDADGDGRLDLVVARQWEDPVFYCNTSPATGGFLGLRLTDEAGSPVIGAQVTVTLSDGSTRLGRVDGGSGHSGKRSQDVHIGLGQEAEGPVQAHLNWRDRTGQVRNQDLQLTPGWHSLQLGADAKEK, encoded by the coding sequence ATGACACACCCAGTTTCCTGGCTGCGGAAGCAGGCCCCCGGGGTCATTGCGCTCGCCCTTATGGTCAGTACTTTCTACGCGGTGAAACCGAGCGAATCCAGCGCCTCGGAAAAAGCCGAGATGGCGAAGAGTTTCGCGTTCGAGCCGATGGCGATAGCCATGCCGGGCGGATTCGAACGCCAGAGCATACGCAAAGTGAACAAGGCCTACAAGCACATCGAGGCGTGGATCTCCTCGGTGGGTTCGGGTGTCGCCATGAACGACATCGACGGCGACGGGCTGCCCAACGACCTGTGCGTCACCGACCCGCAGATCGACCAGGTCGTGATCACACCCGCACCGGTGCCCGGACGGCCGAGCCCGTCCTACGCCCCGTTCGTGCTGGACCCGGCGCCGCTGCCCAAGAGCGACACCATGGCCCCGATCGGCTGCGTCCCCGGCGACTTCAACGAGGACGGCGTGATGGACCTCCTCGTCTACTACTGGGGGCGTACCCCGGTCATCTTCCAGGCGAAGAAGGAGGACACCGGGCAGGGCCCGGCGCCGATGACCGCGGACCGCTTCGAGCCCGTCGAGCTCGTCCCGGGTGACGGCGGCGACATCTACACCGGGCCGCTGTGGAACTCCAACGCCGCGGCCGTCGCCGACTTCGACGGCGACGGGCACAACGACATCTACATCGGGAACTACTTCCCCGACAGCCCGGTCCTGGACGACACCGTGGACGGCGGGGTGACGATGAACGACTCGCTGTCACACGCCCAGAACGGCGGCGGAGGCCACTTCTTCCGCTGGACGCCCTCCGGCTACGAACAGGTACAGGACGTCCTGCCCAAGGGCATCGACCGGGGCTGGACACTCGCCGTCTCCGCCACCGACCTGGACGGCGACCAGCGCCCCGAGCTCTACCTCGGGCACGACTTCGGGACCTCCGCGCTCCTCTACAACGAGTCGACGCCCGGGGAGTTCAAGTTCCGCGAGGTCAAGGCCGAGCACACCGCGACCATTCCCAAGTCGAAGGAGATCGGCCGCACCTCCTTCAAGGGCATGGGCATCGACTTCGCCGACCTCGACAACGACGGCATGTACGACGCGTTCGTCTCCAACATCACCACGTCGTTCGGTATCCAGGAGTCGAACTTCGCGTTCATCGCGACGGCCAGGGACAAGGCGGAGCTGCGGGCCCGGTTCCAGGACGGCGTCGCCCCCTACAAGGACGAGAGCGCCCCGCTCAACGTCGCCTGGTCCGGCTGGGGCTGGGACACCAAGATGGGCGACTTCGACAACGACGGCGTCCAGGAGATCACCCAGGCCGTCGGCTTCGTCAAGGGCAAACGCAACCGGTGGCCGCAGCTCCAGGAACTGGCCACCGCCAACGACGAGCTGGTCAAGCACCCCTACTTCTGGCCCCGTGTGGAGCAGGGTGACGACCTCGCCGGCGACCAGCACATGCGCTTCTTCGTGAAGAACAAGGACGGCAAGGCCTACAGCGACCTGTCCCAGCAGCTGGGCATGGCCGTGCCCGTGCCCAGCCGGGGCATCGCCACCGGCGACGCCGACGGCGACGGACGTCTCGACCTGGTCGTGGCCCGCCAGTGGGAGGACCCCGTCTTCTACTGCAACACCAGCCCGGCCACCGGCGGTTTCCTGGGACTGCGCCTCACCGACGAGGCCGGTTCGCCCGTGATCGGCGCGCAGGTCACCGTGACCCTGTCGGACGGCAGCACCCGTCTGGGCCGTGTCGACGGCGGCAGCGGCCACTCCGGCAAACGCAGCCAGGACGTGCACATCGGGCTCGGCCAGGAGGCCGAGGGACCGGTGCAGGCCCACCTGAACTGGCGCGACCGCACCGGACAGGTCCGCAACCAGGACCTCCAGTTGACCCCGGGCTGGCACTCACTCCAGCTCGGCGCCGATGCCAAGGAGAAGTGA